The following DNA comes from Planctomycetia bacterium.
CGGGTCGGATCCTGGAAGCCGACCGCGGAAAATCGGCGCTTGAACTCCGCCTCCTGCTTCGACACCGGCACGAGTCCCGTCACCACGACGTACGGCGTCAGTTTCCCCGCGGCGGCGCCGGCGTCGGCCTCTTCGTCCGGCTTCCGCGACGCACCCGCCGCCTTCGTGGCGACCACGTGGATGCCGGCGGCAGCCCGCAGATCCTCGATGGGGAGCACGTCGGGCTTCGTTCGCCTGCTGAAATCGGCGAACAGCGGTTCCTTGAACGAGGCTGGGCCGCTGTCGGCGTTGAGGGCCGGCTCGCGCCACGCCCCGATCAGCGGCCCAAGAGGCTCCCGCTTCGGCAGTTCGCCGGCCGGAGGCTTCTTCTCCCGGTCGATGTGAACCCGTGCCTTCTCGGCGAGGGCGGCGATCGCATCGGGACGCTCGGTGTTCGTGGTGCCACCTGCCCGGAAGGCCTCGATGCCCCCCCAGGCGAGCCGCAGCGCGGTGAGGATCAGGAGCGCGAGCGCCAGTTTGTCACCGTAGCGCAGCAGCCAATCGAGCAGCGTCTTCTTGTCGAGCGCGAAACTGGGCGCCTTCATGACTGCACCGTGACGACTGGGGGAACGAGCGGGCGTCGCTGCGGGAGCCCGGGCGCCGCGGCAGGCCGACCCGTCGCCGCGCCGCCGGGCAGCGGCCCCGGCTGCGGCTGTCCGGCCGGCTTCTCGAGCGGAGGCGTGGCCAGCCCCACGGTGCCGCGGAGCTCCACGGTGACGTCATGCTTGCGGTCTTCGGTGGACGCGTTCAGCTGGCGGCCGCCGGCGGCCGCCCCCGAGACGCTGCCCGCGGGATTGATGCGGAGCTGCCGGACATCGATCGGGATCGGCTGGCTGGCCAGGGAGGCGAGCAGCGGTTCGATCGCGCGGGAATCCATCACCATCCTGAGTGTGAATGGCATCAGGTGCACCATCCGCAGCGGGTCCGAGTCGAGTTCCGCGGCGGTCAGCCACATGCCGTTGAAATCGACGTAGATTCCTTCCCGGAAGGAGGCATCGGCGGCCGGGGATGGGCCGTCGGGTGGGGGGCCACCGGGGATGAATGCCCCCGACGGGCCGCTCGGTCGTCCGCCCGCGTTCGAGAACCGTGGGTGGGCAGGCTTGGGACGCGACGTGGGCTGGCCGGGACCCGGGCCGGAGAAGCCGCCACCGCCACCCTGCCCGAGGCGTTGCCCCTGTCCACCGGGCGTCTCCTCGGCCGCCAGGTAGCCGACCGACAACTCGGCGATTTCGAGGATCGCCGCCTCGAACCGCGTCTTCTTGCCGGCGTTGGCCTGCTTGATGGCGTCGCAGAAAAGCCCGTAGACCCACAACTCCTCCTGGGCAAGAAGGATTTGCGCCGTGGCGGCCTTGCCGTCGTCCGGCAACTGCGGCCAGTCGAACGACTGGTAGATCTGACGCTGGTTTTCCGGGCGCCACACGAGGCGAAAGTCGCGGCGTAACGCCGGTTTGGCACCCCCCTCGGCGGCGGCCCCACCGCGTTCGGTCATTCGTTCATCCGCCTCCATCCGCCCCGGCAGTTGCTTGACCAGTTCGCGGACGTCGGTCTGGTAACGGGTGCGGGCCGTGACGTCGAGGCTCGCTCCGGGGCGCAGGTTCTTCACCTGGGCGATGAACGGATCGCCGAGTTCCCGGGGCCAGACCCGGAGCGTCTCCTGGCTGTCCCAGAGCTTCCGCCACTCCTCGAAGGTCTCGCGCCGGACGCGTTCGGTTTCGGCGTCGACGACCGCCTTCCATTGGCCGTTGGGGTGGTGGGGTTTCTGCTCCACGCCCTTGATCTGCGCGACGGCGGCCTTGATCCTGCTCTGCTGCGCCTTGATCTGGCTGTCGAGGGACGCCTGGGCGACGAACAGGGTCGGCACCAGCACGCAGGGCAGCAGGCCGAGCATGAGCCAGAACTGGTGCTTGCCGACGAAGGCGATCACGGGCCGGAGATTGTCGGGGATTTGAAGCATGACGAGGCGCTCGCGTCAGTTCGGCTGCGGGACCGGAGGAGGCGACAGACCGGGAACCGTCGGCTGCCAGGCGAACTGCACCTTGAATCGCATCTCTTCGAGCTTGATTTTTTCCGTCCCGCCACTGGCCGCCATGCCCGGCTTCGGCTTGGCGACCTCGACGGTCTTCGGCTGCTCCGCTTCGACGACGACCGGAAAGCCGATGCCGAGATCCGCGATTGACACCTCCTGGCTGCCCTTGCCGGTGGACATCCGCACCCGGACTCCGTTCTGTCGGCCGAGCAGCCCGCGGATGAGCGTGGAATGGACGAAGTTCTCGCCATCCTTCGGCTTGTGCCGCTGTTCGTTGCGGAAGTGGTGGCCGCGAACCTCGACGATCCAGCCTGGCCCCACGGGCCCGGCCGGCGCGGGGGGTTGGCCGATCCCCGCGTCGGGCGTGGCCGGCGCGGGCGCGGCCGGCGCGGGTGCCGGGGCGGCCGCGTTGCCGTCGGTCCGTGCCCAGTCCTCGGTCTTGTCCCAGGCCCGCCTGACGCCGGCGAACCAGGCTTGCAGGTCGGCGTGGTATTCGCAGTCCAGGCTGTCGATGTGCAACTGGATCCGGTCCGCCGGGTTCTCCGCAGCCAGGTTGTCACGTGGCAGGACCGCCATCACGGCCCGGTACATGTCGAGCGTCTGGGCGCGACGGCCCTGGAGTTCGATCAGCGGTCGCTGCTGTCCGATCGTCCGCCGCAATTCCTCCCGGGCCGAATCGAACGCCCCGATCGCCTCCTGGGACGTTCGCGTGACCTCGGCGGCCTTGGCGAAGACCGGCGTGAAGTGGACGGGCAGGTAGCTCTCCCAGGCGACGTAGGAACCGGCGAAGCAGAACAGCGCCGCGACGACGAGTCCGATCGCGCCCGCGAGCATCGCCGGCTTCTTCGCCTCCACCATCCGGTCCACGGCGATCGCCGGCGGGAGCAGGTTCGTTCGCAGCGCCGCCATCCCGGCCGCCTGGAGAGCGAGTCCGTAGGCGGTGCCGAAGGCGAGCCGGTTCTCCCGGAAGGCGGGCGCCGCCAGCACCGCCTGGCCGGTGAGGTGGTTGAACTTTTCCAGCCGTTGGACGTCGAGCTGCAGCTGCTTTGCGACATACTCGGAGAGCCCGCGGAGCTTGGTCGTGTTGCCGAGCAGGAGCACCTTGCCGATCGTGGCGCCGCGGTCGGCGCCGGTGAAGTAGTTCAACGAGCGCTGCAGTTCCGAGGCGAACTCGCCGAACACCGGCCGCATGGCCTTGAACACCGCCTTGGGATCCTCGGCCCGCACGGCGTTCCGCTTCAGGTGCTCCGCCTTGCCGAAGGTCAGCTTCAGGTCTTTGACGAGGGCCCGGCTGAAGGTGCTGCCCCCGATCGGCATGCTCCGCTGCCAGATCCGCAGCCCGTTGGTGACGACGACATCGGTCGAATCGACCCCCGTGGCGACGAGCACGATCGACTGCGGCGGCTTGTCGGGATCGATGGTCGCCGGGTCGGGGAGTTGGTCGAACATCACCATGTTCGCCAGCGCGATCGGCGCCAGTTGGAGGATGTCCACCTCGATGCCCGCCTGCGTGAGTGGATCGAGCGCCTTCACGACCTGGTCGCGCTTCATCGCGAAGATCGCCACCTCGGCGTCGAGGACGAAGCCCCCCTCCTCCATGCCCCCCGCCAGCCGCTGCCAATCCCAGATCACCTGGTCGAGCGGAAACGGGATCTGCTGCCGGGCCTCGTAGCGGACGATGTCGGGGATCTTCTTGGCCTCGATCGGGGGAAGCTTGATGAACTTGGTCAGCCCCGACTGCCCCGGCACCGCGACGGCGATCTGATCCCCGACCACCGTGTTTCGTGCCAGAAACTCCTGCAGCGCGGTGCGGACCAGTTCAACGGGATCGGCGTCCGACTGGGAGAGCACCGTCGGATATTCGATGTAGTCGAAGGCCTCGGCGACCAGTTCGCGGGAGTCCGAGTCGGGGCGGCGGCAGCGCAGCGCCTTGAGCGCCGATTTGCCGATGTCGATGCCCCACACGTAAGGACTGCGGGCCATGGAAGGGATGTCCGGATGGGCCGGCGAACGGGGGGCCGGGGAATTCTCGGGGTCGGGAACCGACGCAGAGCTTGATCAATCGTAAAGAGCGGATTCGAGGCGTGTCAAACGACGTTTCTGCATCATGCCGGCGGAGCCGGGTGACCCGCCGGGGATGGATTACACTCTGCGTCATGGCCATCGAAAGCATCCAGGTGTTCCTCCCCTGTCAGACCCTCGACGGGTTCCCCGCCACGCTGGAGGAGGACGAGTCGGAGGACCTGCTCGCCGCCTGGACCGCCGCCTGGCATCCCGGCCTGCTTGCCGCCGCGGGCACGGTTCCGGCATGGGCCAGCGTCGACCTGCCCCCCGCCTCCGTGCCGACCACGCTGGAGATCGTGCCGGCCGCCCTCGACAGCCGCTTCGCTGGCCAGGCGGATGCCACGGTCGCTGCCGGCCCGCGGGTCCGTGGCGTCCGCGGCCGGGAGCAGATCGTCGCCGCCGCGCTCGCGGCCGGCGGCCTGCCGGCCGCGTCGCTCGACGCCGAACTGGAAGCCGAGTTCGTCGCCCTCGGGCTGGCCACGCTCCTCGCCGAGGTTCTCGCCCGGCGCATGCGTTCGGCCGCGAACCTGGAAGCGTCAGGCTTCGGAGCCGACGTCGTGACGGCGGCCCGGGCCGCGACGGCCGGCCGCACGGCCGAGGCCATTGAGGCGATCCGATCCTGCTACGTCCACCTCGAGACCGCCCGGGCCCGCTACTACCCGGTGGACTTTTGGGTCCTCGACCTCGTGCTTCTGGCGGAAGCCACGCTCGGGCCGCCGTTGCGGGCGGAGGTTGCCTCCCCCGCTCCGCTCGGCATCGTCGCTTCCGGGGCGACCGTCGCCGCCCTGGCGGCACGGCACCCCGACTCACTGGCAGCCGTGCGGGCCGCCGTGGCGGCGGGCCGCGTCACCCTCTGCGGAGGCCGTGACGACGACACGCCCGCGCTCGACGCGCTGGCGGCCGAGGGCGTCCTCGGGTCGCTGCGGGCCGGACAGGCCGTCTGGCGGGAGCAGCTCGGCACCGGTCCCACCGTCTATGCGGCCCGGGCCGGCTGCGCGAGCCCGCTGCTCCCTCAACTGCTCGGGCAGCTCGGCTACGTGGGCGCCATCTGGTCCAGTTTCGATGGCAGCCGGCTCCCCGAGCCGCACGCCGGGCTCGTCCGCTGGGAAGGGGCGGGCGGCAGTCTGATCGACGCCGTCGCCCGCCGGCCCGTGGACGTGCGCACGACCGCGGCGATCCTCGGCCTGCCGGAGCGGATCAGTGACGCGCTCGATCACGACCACACGCCGGTGCTCACGCTCGCCCACTACGCGGGCACCGCGAGCCGCTGGCTGGCCCCCCTGCGGCTCGCCGCCAGCCGCAGCACCTGCGTCGGCACCTTCGTCGCGCCGGAGGAGTTCTTCCGGCGCAGCGGGCATGTCGGCACGACGATGGCGTTCGTGGCCGACGACTTTCCACCGACGCGCCCCCCGGCTACGCCGCATGCGACCGGCGCGGCGTCTCGCGATCCGATCGCCGTCGCGATCGATGCCGCCGTGCGCGAGGCCGAGGGGATCGTCGCTGCCCGCGCCGCGCTCTCCGGCCTGCTGCGGCCGGCGCCGATCGCGACGCCCGCGGCCGCCCTGCCCCGTGGCGACGGCCGGCGCGGCCTGTGGAGCCGGCTCGTCGGCCGCAGCCGTTCGGGCCGCGACGACCTCCTGCTCGACAACGGGCTCGTGCACCTGCGCGCCCACCGCGAGTCGGGCGGCATCCTCGCGCTGCGCCGGCCGACCGATCGCGGCAATCGGGTCTCGCAGCAGATCGCCATCCGCTCGACATCGCGCAGCACCGACCCGGCCCGGCCGTGGAGCATGCCGGAGGATGTGGCCGAGTACACGCGGATGCGGGCCGACACCGTCGCGCGGCTGAGAACGGCCGCCGGTTCCGACTGTATCGAGAGCCATGGCCGGCTCGTGTCGGCCGCCGGCGCGGAGGTCGGCTCGTTCGTCCAGCGCATGGCGCTCGTCGCGGGGGCGCCCGTGGCCCTGCTCGACGTCGAGGTCCGGCTCGCGGCGACGCTCGAAGGCCCGCCGCTCGATCACCACGTCGCCTGTCGGTTCGCCTGGAACGAGAACGACGACGTGCGGATCCGGCGCAGCCTGCACGCCCAGGGGGTCGAGACGTCGCGGGGCTGGTTCACCGCGCCGCACTTCGTGAACCTCGAGCGGCAGGCGACCCGCGGACCCGAAGACGTGGTCACGATCCTCACCGGCGGGCTCCCCTGGCACACGCTCGCCGCGGGGCACGTCCTCGATTCGATCCTGCTCCTGCCCGGCGGCAGCGCGGCCACGCGCCGGCTCGCCATCGGCCTCGACCTGGAGCGGCCCTGGGATGCGGCCTTCGACTTCCTCGTGGGCCGGATCCAGCCGGCAGCGGTCGATGTTCCCGACAACCTGCGGCTCACCGCGGCGGCGCTCGAGCCCACTGCCGACGGCACGACCCGGGTCCGCGTCGGGCTGCTCGAATCCGTCGGCCGGGCCGGCGAGGTGCGGATCGGATGGGCTGCCGAGCCGATCCGGGCGGCGGCCTGCACGGCCGACGGCCGCAGCCGTGACGACAGCGGCGTGCGGATCGACGGGAGAACCACGGCCGTCCACCTCGGCGCCCACGAGTGGCTGCACCTCGACGTGGAGTTTCACCGATGATCATCACGCTCGACGGTCCCGCCGGCGCCGGCAAGAGCTCGGCGGCGCGGGCGCTCGCCGCCCGGCTCGGCTGGTGCTACATGGACACCGGGGCGATGTACCGGGCGATCGCGCTGGAGTCCCTCGACCGCGGCATCCCCCTCGACGATGCCGGCGCGGTCGCGGCCCTCGCCGAGTCGGTGGCGATCGAGTTTCGCGACGGCCGCGTGCTCGTGGATGGCCGCGACGTGTCCGTCGAGATCCGCACCGAGCGGATCACCCGCGCCACCCGGCCGGTGGCCGACGCGGCGCCGGTCCGCGAGGCGATGAAGCGCATTCAGCGCCGGATGGCGCAGGGGATCGACGTGGTCACCGAGGGGCGCGACCAGGGCTCGGTGGTGTTTCCACAGGCCGAGGTCAAGGTCTTCGTGACCGCCTCGGCGGAGGAGCGGGCTCGGCGTCGGCACGCCGAGGAAGTCGGGCGCGGCAACGGCATGACGTTCGCCGAGGTGCTCACGGCCCAGGCTGCCCGCGACGAGGGGGACCGGTCGCGGACCGTGGGGCCGATGCGGGCGGCGGACGATGCCGTGATCCTCGAGACCGACGGCCTGACGCGCGACGACGTCGTCGCCCGGCTCGTGTCCCTCGTCGAGGCGCGTCGGCGCGGGGACGCGGGGCCATGAGCGACGGCGCCGGTGGAGCGACGCCCGCCGCGCGGGCCGGCCGGCCGGCGACAGGCGGCGGCCACTCGACGTTCGGCCGCTGCCTGTACGCCGTCCTCTGGGTTCTCTGCCGCACGCTGGCCGTGTCGGTGTTCGGGTTTCGCGTTCGGTTCGCGGAGCCGCTGCCGGCGACGGGCGGGCTGCTCGTTCTCTCCAGCCACCAGAGCCATCTCGATCCGCTCCTCCTCGGTCTGGCGACCGACCGCCGGCTGTCGAGCCTCGCCCGGAGCACGCTCTATCGCTTCAAGCCGTTCGGCGCGGTGATCACCGCGCTCGACGCCGTGCCGATCGACCGCGAGGCATCGGCGCTGGCCGGCATGAAGACGGTGATCCGGCGGCTGGAGGGGGGGGCGGCCGTGA
Coding sequences within:
- a CDS encoding 1-acyl-sn-glycerol-3-phosphate acyltransferase, which gives rise to MSDGAGGATPAARAGRPATGGGHSTFGRCLYAVLWVLCRTLAVSVFGFRVRFAEPLPATGGLLVLSSHQSHLDPLLLGLATDRRLSSLARSTLYRFKPFGAVITALDAVPIDREASALAGMKTVIRRLEGGAAVILFPEGTRTRDGQLGDVKGGFAIIARRAGVPIVPAAIVGAHECWPRTARFPRPGRIRLEFGSLLSPAAVAAMDDEALVAECTRRLAALDTRARAALGPPFATR
- a CDS encoding pilus assembly protein PilM, which encodes MARSPYVWGIDIGKSALKALRCRRPDSDSRELVAEAFDYIEYPTVLSQSDADPVELVRTALQEFLARNTVVGDQIAVAVPGQSGLTKFIKLPPIEAKKIPDIVRYEARQQIPFPLDQVIWDWQRLAGGMEEGGFVLDAEVAIFAMKRDQVVKALDPLTQAGIEVDILQLAPIALANMVMFDQLPDPATIDPDKPPQSIVLVATGVDSTDVVVTNGLRIWQRSMPIGGSTFSRALVKDLKLTFGKAEHLKRNAVRAEDPKAVFKAMRPVFGEFASELQRSLNYFTGADRGATIGKVLLLGNTTKLRGLSEYVAKQLQLDVQRLEKFNHLTGQAVLAAPAFRENRLAFGTAYGLALQAAGMAALRTNLLPPAIAVDRMVEAKKPAMLAGAIGLVVAALFCFAGSYVAWESYLPVHFTPVFAKAAEVTRTSQEAIGAFDSAREELRRTIGQQRPLIELQGRRAQTLDMYRAVMAVLPRDNLAAENPADRIQLHIDSLDCEYHADLQAWFAGVRRAWDKTEDWARTDGNAAAPAPAPAAPAPATPDAGIGQPPAPAGPVGPGWIVEVRGHHFRNEQRHKPKDGENFVHSTLIRGLLGRQNGVRVRMSTGKGSQEVSIADLGIGFPVVVEAEQPKTVEVAKPKPGMAASGGTEKIKLEEMRFKVQFAWQPTVPGLSPPPVPQPN
- the cmk gene encoding cytidylate kinase, which encodes MIITLDGPAGAGKSSAARALAARLGWCYMDTGAMYRAIALESLDRGIPLDDAGAVAALAESVAIEFRDGRVLVDGRDVSVEIRTERITRATRPVADAAPVREAMKRIQRRMAQGIDVVTEGRDQGSVVFPQAEVKVFVTASAEERARRRHAEEVGRGNGMTFAEVLTAQAARDEGDRSRTVGPMRAADDAVILETDGLTRDDVVARLVSLVEARRRGDAGP